GTTGGTTTGTTGGGAGTGCCAGACGAGGACGTCGAAGGCTCGGTCGGTGGGGGATGGCGTAGATGGCCATGAGCATGCTTTCGGCTTATTCGATTTATTCGATCGCGCCGCGAGAGGCAGCGACGACGTCGTCGACGGTGTCGGAGACGGCCGCGTCGAGGGTGTTGGTGATGTCGATGTAGAAACCGGTACTGCCGACGATGGTTCCGTGGTCGTCGGTGATGCGGTCACCGACCACGACGACGGATCGGATGGTGCCGGCGGTGTCGATGATTCGGTGTCGGCTGCCGAACGCTCCGCCGGTGGTGCGGATCGCGTGCAGGGTGTGGGCGATGTGCGCTCGGTCGTCGGGATGTTTTTGGGAGAGAATTGGTTTGGTGGTGGGTGTGATGGCGGCGGGTTCGTAGCCGTGCACGCGGGCGACGGCTCCGACCATTCCCATCGGACGCCGTGGCGGTGGTAGCGGAACCCGCCGACTCGGTGCGGGGCACCGACTTTCGCTATCGGGCCTAATGATCCTTCGTCCGCCACCGACATTCGCATGCCCTTTCGATCCTGCATGTTTCTCATCCTCGCCTGTTCGAGGACGTTATATCGGATCCGACGGTTGAGGGCGACGCGTGGTCCCAGTTAGGAAGAGGTATTGGGCGAGGGCCGCGGAATGATGATTATCGTCTGTTCATCGGGTGTGCCCGACCATACCGAGTTGGGGAGGGTGGGGAAGCCGTGTGAGCGTTGATGTCTGTCGGGTGAAGTTTCTGCGGGAGTTGGGGCAGCTGTGTGTGCGTTTCCCGACGACCGGGTGTTGGTCGGTTCATACGAGGCGATCGTCGGTGGTGGCGACGATGTCGTGTTTGGATTGTTGATCCGTTTGGTGGGCCCGTCGGCTCCGGTGTGTGCGGATGCGTTGTGGGAGTGCGTGAGCGGGTTTCTTCGTGACCTGCGGCAGGTGGAGTTGTTCAGCGAACCGATCCAGTGGAGGGGGCCTGCGCGGGGGCGTTATTCGCGGTATACACAGCCTCCGGTGCGTCCGAACATCCGGCTGTAGATGACTCGACGTGAACTTCTACGAGTGTTGTTGCGGGCGCGGTCCTTTGTCCCGCGCGCACAAAAAGGAACGCTGCTCCAGTTGGAAGGGAACTCGTGGATGCAGCGTGCCGGTGGACCTGGGTTCGGGGTCGCAGGGCTGCCCCTCGTCATGCCGGGAGCGATCAGGGCGGCTGTTAAGTGGGGCCTGTGTCGGCTGCGTTCAGCTCTCGGGTAGACCAAACACTACGGACTGTTTTACGGTGTAGTTGCAGGGCTCAGTAGTGGAGCCCGGTGCGGCATGTGGGTCCCCGCGCTGTGTGTGCTCACACGGGACGTCTCACCTGGTGGAGTCCCGCCCGGCCATCGGCTCGTGGGGGCTCTACTTCAAAATGTACGCCGGGTTGAAGTGTCCGCAGGTTACGCAGACACCGGCCGGCGACGCATACTCCGCGCGTGTGGCCCTCCGGGTAATTAGCGGGTGGGTGGGAAGCCGTAGGTGATCCGCATGCGTGTCAGTGCTGCGATGTCGGACTCGGTCAGGTGTGCGCGGTGGACCATTGGGTGGCGAGGTCGTAGTGGCGTCGGCGCTGGGCTCGTTCGTCCTCGGTGAGATCTGCTGTGTGGGCTTCGTTCGACGGGTTGGGTCGGTGGTGAATCGCGCGAGGTATGCAGCCAGTGCGGCGGCGTTGCGTCGGTATCGGCTCGTCATGCGGGCGTATTCAACTGGTCGAAGCAACACGTTGCTGTTGAATTGATCGTAGGTGTTCGTCCCAGGCTTCAGCGGGGGTTCGCCATTGGAGTCGTTTCCGTGGTCGCGTGTTGAGAGCGTGTGCGACTGCCGCGAGATCGTCTGGGCTCCATCGCAAGAGATCAGTTCCCTTCGGAAAGTATTGGCGCAGTAGTCCATTCGCGTTCTCGTTGGTACCTCGTTGCCATGGGCTGTGTGGGTCGGCGAAGTAGACCTTCAGCCCGGTGTCGATGGTGAACTGGGCGTGTGCGGACATTCGGTGGACGCAACATTCGAGGTCAGGAGGGTGTTGTGGGTCGTCCATCGGATTGGGTGCGGGAAGTAACGGGCAGGGCTCCGATGAGGTCACCGGGAGCGCCGGGCCATCCTCGGTCGAAGGAACGGCAGTTTTGGGACCAGATCGCCACAGGCAAGCTTCCTCGTGAGGCAGCTGACGCTGTCGGCGTGGGACAGCCTGTGGGCCAGCGGTGGTTCCGGCACGCTGGCGGGATGACGCCGTATTCGTGGCCCGCGCCGGCAGGCAGGTACCTCTCTTTGGCAGAGCGTGAGGAAATCGCGATCCTGCACGCCACAGGCCATGGGGTGCGCGCGATAGCGGGTGCCATCGGGAGGAGCCCGTCGACGATCTCGCGGGAGCTGCGGCGTAACGCTGCCACGCGTGGCGGCAAGCTCGAGTACCGCGCCAGCGTTGCGCACTGGAAAGCCGAGTTGTTTGCTCGTCGCCCGAAGACCGCCAAGCTCGCGGCCAACGATCGGTTACGGCACTACGTCGAGGACCGACTCTCAGGCCAGATCACCAAGCCGGGCGGCGATGCGGTCGCCGGACCGTTCGAACGGCAATGGAAGGGCTTGAACAAGCCGCATCGTCAGGACCGCCGATGGGTGAAAGCGTGGAGCCCTGAGCAGATTTCGCACCGGCTACCGATCGATTTCCCGGATGATGAGTCCATGCGGATCAGCCACGAAGCCATCTACCAGTCCCTATTCATCGAGGGTCGCGGTGCGCTGCGCCGCGAACTCATCTTGTGCCTGCGCACCGGCCGCGCTCTTCGGATGCCACGCGCGAGAGCGAAACGCGTTGCCTGGGCCCATGTGACACCGGACGTACTCATCAGCGAGCGTCCCGAAGAAGCCGACGACCGTGCGATCCCCGGGCACCACGAAGGTGATCTCATCATCGGCACGGACAGGTCCGCGATCGGCACCGTCGTCGAGCGCACAACCGGATACACCACCCTCGTGCACCTGCCTCGGGAACAAGGGTGGCGACAGCAACCGATCACCAAGAACGGGCCGGCACTGTCGGGATACGGAGCGGTGTCGATGAACAGAGCGTTGGCACAGGCACTGGCGTCGATGCCCACCGAACTCAAACGCTCGCTGACCTGGGACCGAGGAAAGGAAATGTCCGCACACGCCCAGTTCACCATCGACACCGGGCTGAAGGTCTACTTCGCCGACCCACACAGCCCATGGCAACGAGGTACCAACGAGAACGCGAATGGACTACTGCGCCAATACTTTCCGAAGGGAACTGATCTCTTGCGATGGAGCCCAGACGATCTCGCGGCAGTCGCACACGCTCTCAACACGCGACCACGGAAACGACTCCAATGGCGAACCCCCGCTGAAGCCTGGGACGAACACCTACGATCAATTCAACAGCAACGTGTTGCTTCGACCAGTTGAATACGCCAGCCTGATCCTCAAGTGCGCGGCGAGACGTTACGAAGTGAGCTTGGCCGGAAAACGGTCGAGCAAGGAGGTCACACCTTCGACCGCGGGCATCCATGAATTCGGCACAGGGCGGGCTGTAGCAACGCTGCGAGCAGCCTCTACGAAGTCGCGAGTCAATAGAGAATCGACGTCTGATCGCCAACCGATAGATAACGGCGTTGGTGGTATGCCGGTGACAGGAACGAACGCTAGTCCTGGCCGAGAATAGAACCGCTGCGTCGATGCTTGCGAGAACGCGACGCCCTTCTTCGACAAGATCGCTTCGAAACACTCGTCGACCGTTGAAACCTCGGCTCCGAGCCGAACGTCATGCCCATCGCGAGAGCTCAGTGCGAGCCAGAAGTCACGCCACTCGTCGGTACTGCGACGAGCAACGAATGGCTGACCTGTGAGATCCTCGACACTGATCGAATCATGTTGCGCAAGAGGGGAGTCCGAGCTAACGACCAGCACTCGCGGTTCGATGAAAAGGGTGTCGAGCGCGAGCCAGTCCGCAACGACGACGGGCGGCCTGATGAACGCTACGTCCACCGTGCCGTCGCCTAGTCCGACGTAGGGGTCGGAGAAGTCGAACGATTGCATTTCCACCTCGACATCCGGGTGCATCGAGCGAAATGCCGACAGGATGTCCGGGGTCAGCTCAGCGGCAGCATTCGCCTGGAATCCGATCACGAGATTGCTGCGCGCACTGCGGCCGACTTGCCGGGTGAGCGACGCAATGCGCTCGGCATCCGAGAGTAGCTGACGGCTTCCTTCCAAGAGCCTCACCCCTGCCGGCGTCAGGGCCACATGACGGCTGTCACGAATGAACAGCGCTGTCCCCAGAGAGTGCTCAAGCTTTCGAATCTGAACACTCAGAGATGGTTGGGCGATATGGAGCCGTGCAGCCGCACGGCCGAAGTGCAGTTCCTCCGCCACCGCCACGAAGTACGACAGCGGCCTCAACTCCAGGGGTAAGCGCACATCGCCGATGCTATTCGGCCAGGTAGATGCACACCAATAGTTGTTTCCTATCGATCGGAAGGGTCATTGGTATTGGACGTACCCGTCGATTGTCGGTGTGATGGGTGTCATGTTCGCGACGGTGAAGCACTAGCAATCACCCTTCGATCATCCCCGTTCCAGAAATAATCCGGCACACAAGTCGACGAAGGAAAACAATGACTGCCACCATCACTCAGACCCCCCAGCAGTGGGCCGATGCGTTCGAGCAGGCCTCGGATCAGGATCCCGAAATCCAGGCGCACGGCAAGTACTTCACTTGTTCGTACCTCTTGGACATGGGCACACATACCTTCGTCGTCGAGATGACGACCGGCAAAGTACACGCCATCACGGTCGATCCCGGCCCCCTCGACCGCCCGTACCAGTTCGCCATCCGGGCCAGTGCCAAGACCTGGCAGGGGTTCGGCGTGCCCGTACCCGCGCCGATGTACCACGGGATCTGGGCTGCCTCATTCCAACGGGACATGAAGCTCGAAGGCGACGTGCTGGTTCTCATGCAGAACTTGCGGTGCGTGACACGCCAGATCGAACTGCTCCGCACTGTCGGTGTGCCGGTCTGATTCACCAGCGCCACCCAAACCAGTTCAAAATCTCCCCCCAACGAAGGAACCCTCGAGATGAGCAAGATTTCCCCGGTGACGGGACACTACGTCGACGTCGACGTCGACGGCCTGCTGTACAAGGTCTTCTACCTGGAGAACGGCACCGGTCAGCCCTTGGTGTGCCAGCACACCGCCGGGGCTCACAACCATCAGTGGCGCGGGCTGCTGGAAGACGAAGAGATCACCGCGAATTATCGCGTCATCGCCTACGACCTACCTCGACATGGAAAGTCCGATCCGCCGGAGAACACCGAGTGGTGGACCGAGGAATACAAACTCTCGGCTGACCACTACGCCAATTTCATCGTTGCACTCGTTGATGCGCTCGAACTCGAGAATCCGATCTTCATGGGATCCTCGTTCGGCGGCAACATCGCCCTGCAGCTTGCGCTGCGCAATCCGGATCGCTTCGCCGGCGTCATCCCTGTCGAAGGTGCCGACTACTCGCCTGGCTTCTACCTCGACTGGTGGCAGCACCCGCACGCGAACGCAGCGCAGGTGTGCGCCAGCGGCACGTGGGATCTCATGGCTCCCCAGTCACCGGAGGCAGATCGCTGGAAGACCTGG
The sequence above is drawn from the Rhodococcus qingshengii JCM 15477 genome and encodes:
- a CDS encoding IS30 family transposase yields the protein MRSPGAPGHPRSKERQFWDQIATGKLPREAADAVGVGQPVGQRWFRHAGGMTPYSWPAPAGRYLSLAEREEIAILHATGHGVRAIAGAIGRSPSTISRELRRNAATRGGKLEYRASVAHWKAELFARRPKTAKLAANDRLRHYVEDRLSGQITKPGGDAVAGPFERQWKGLNKPHRQDRRWVKAWSPEQISHRLPIDFPDDESMRISHEAIYQSLFIEGRGALRRELILCLRTGRALRMPRARAKRVAWAHVTPDVLISERPEEADDRAIPGHHEGDLIIGTDRSAIGTVVERTTGYTTLVHLPREQGWRQQPITKNGPALSGYGAVSMNRALAQALASMPTELKRSLTWDRGKEMSAHAQFTIDTGLKVYFADPHSPWQRGTNENANGLLRQYFPKGTDLLRWSPDDLAAVAHALNTRPRKRLQWRTPAEAWDEHLRSIQQQRVASTS
- a CDS encoding alpha/beta fold hydrolase; this translates as MSKISPVTGHYVDVDVDGLLYKVFYLENGTGQPLVCQHTAGAHNHQWRGLLEDEEITANYRVIAYDLPRHGKSDPPENTEWWTEEYKLSADHYANFIVALVDALELENPIFMGSSFGGNIALQLALRNPDRFAGVIPVEGADYSPGFYLDWWQHPHANAAQVCASGTWDLMAPQSPEADRWKTWFYYTQGSEAFKGDLHFYSVDHDLRDKLAQIDGDRCPVVMLTGDYDYLTTPEDSARTAAQIKNAQFIEMKDIGHFPMSENHAVFRTYLIQALEILQKNAATAASV
- a CDS encoding LysR family transcriptional regulator, with product MRLPLELRPLSYFVAVAEELHFGRAAARLHIAQPSLSVQIRKLEHSLGTALFIRDSRHVALTPAGVRLLEGSRQLLSDAERIASLTRQVGRSARSNLVIGFQANAAAELTPDILSAFRSMHPDVEVEMQSFDFSDPYVGLGDGTVDVAFIRPPVVVADWLALDTLFIEPRVLVVSSDSPLAQHDSISVEDLTGQPFVARRSTDEWRDFWLALSSRDGHDVRLGAEVSTVDECFEAILSKKGVAFSQASTQRFYSRPGLAFVPVTGIPPTPLSIGWRSDVDSLLTRDFVEAARSVATARPVPNSWMPAVEGVTSLLDRFPAKLTS
- a CDS encoding PAS domain-containing protein, translating into MGMVGAVARVHGYEPAAITPTTKPILSQKHPDDRAHIAHTLHAIRTTGGAFGSRHRIIDTAGTIRSVVVVGDRITDDHGTIVGSTGFYIDITNTLDAAVSDTVDDVVAASRGAIE